One genomic window of Mogibacterium diversum includes the following:
- the obgE gene encoding GTPase ObgE encodes MFVDRAEIIITSGKGGDGAVTFRREPYVPEGGPDGGDGGDGGNIIFVADNNLRTLMDFKYKRKYEAENGQNGMRRKKYGKRGEDLEIRVPVGTMIIDKESGLLMKDMAHNGDTLVAAKGGKGGKGNVHFKNSIRQAPNFAEAGELPKVRTVILELKLIADVGLVGFPNVGKSTLLSVSTCAKPKVANYHFTTIDPNLGVVDLYDKSFVMADIAGIIEGAHEGMGLGIKFLKHIERTKVLIHVVDVSGSEGRDPIDDYKKIIDELRKYDERLLAKPMLVAANKIDAVCDEEKLTEFIEFVENEGKRVFKISAAARQGIQELLNATINELDNYVEPEAEEVEYFDFEKDELDEDFKKLKAYRAYDGAFVLEGKQLSKIFRSTNFTDTGSMRYLYKFIVDRGGIKMLKKIGLKEGDTVRIEDYEFEYYDD; translated from the coding sequence ATGTTCGTAGATAGAGCTGAAATAATTATTACATCTGGAAAAGGTGGAGATGGAGCCGTAACCTTTAGACGAGAGCCATACGTTCCAGAAGGTGGTCCAGATGGAGGCGATGGAGGCGATGGAGGTAATATTATATTTGTTGCCGATAATAACCTTCGCACACTAATGGATTTTAAATACAAGCGCAAGTATGAAGCTGAAAATGGTCAAAACGGTATGCGTCGTAAGAAATACGGTAAGCGCGGGGAGGATTTGGAGATAAGAGTTCCTGTTGGAACCATGATTATTGACAAAGAATCAGGACTTCTGATGAAGGATATGGCGCATAACGGGGATACGCTTGTCGCAGCAAAAGGTGGTAAAGGTGGAAAGGGTAACGTTCATTTTAAGAATTCCATCAGACAAGCACCTAATTTTGCTGAGGCTGGTGAATTACCTAAAGTTAGAACTGTAATTCTGGAGCTTAAACTCATCGCTGATGTAGGACTCGTTGGTTTCCCTAATGTTGGAAAATCAACGTTACTTTCCGTTTCTACATGTGCAAAACCTAAAGTTGCAAATTATCACTTCACGACTATAGATCCCAATCTTGGGGTAGTTGATCTATATGACAAAAGCTTTGTGATGGCAGATATTGCGGGAATTATAGAAGGTGCACATGAAGGTATGGGGCTCGGAATTAAGTTCCTAAAGCATATTGAGCGCACAAAGGTTCTTATTCATGTAGTTGATGTTTCTGGCAGTGAAGGCAGGGACCCAATAGATGATTATAAGAAGATAATTGATGAGCTAAGAAAGTACGATGAAAGGCTGCTGGCAAAGCCTATGCTTGTAGCTGCAAACAAGATAGATGCCGTTTGCGATGAGGAAAAGCTAACAGAATTTATTGAATTTGTTGAAAATGAAGGCAAAAGAGTATTCAAGATTTCTGCTGCGGCTAGACAAGGTATACAAGAACTTCTTAATGCTACAATCAATGAGCTAGATAATTATGTTGAACCAGAAGCGGAAGAAGTTGAATACTTTGATTTTGAGAAGGATGAGCTCGATGAAGACTTCAAGAAACTTAAGGCCTATAGAGCGTATGACGGCGCTTTTGTTCTCGAAGGTAAGCAGCTTTCTAAAATCTTTAGATCTACTAATTTTACGGATACAGGTTCAATGCGATATTTGTATAAATTTATTGTGGATAGAGGCGGCATTAAAATGCTAAAGAAGATTGGTTTGAAAGAGGGAGATACGGTTAGAATAGAAGACTATGAGTTTGAATATTACGATGACTAG
- a CDS encoding helix-hairpin-helix domain-containing protein encodes MKKTNNDLINHLIDCIRFQFAKDRKLKYKVALVVVIFIGATGIHMKSSNADTIKLDKTEKVKEKERPQAVDEFYIDISGAVNSPGVYKVKKKTRVFELIEKAGGLKSDANLDALNQAEFVQDGQKIVIPSNGGGDITRENEDKSNNDGGIININLADKSKLMSLPGVGDAIAQRIIDYRKDHRFSKVEDLKQVKGIGDATFEKLKNMITV; translated from the coding sequence ATGAAAAAAACAAATAATGACCTGATAAATCACTTAATTGATTGTATTAGATTCCAATTTGCGAAGGATAGAAAGCTTAAATACAAGGTTGCACTTGTTGTTGTTATCTTCATTGGAGCTACAGGAATACATATGAAATCTAGTAATGCTGATACTATCAAGCTTGATAAGACAGAAAAAGTCAAGGAAAAGGAACGCCCTCAAGCAGTAGATGAATTTTACATAGATATAAGTGGCGCCGTTAATTCACCTGGAGTATATAAGGTCAAGAAAAAAACTAGAGTTTTTGAACTTATTGAAAAAGCAGGTGGTCTAAAATCAGATGCTAATCTGGACGCATTAAATCAAGCAGAGTTTGTTCAAGATGGTCAGAAAATCGTTATACCGAGCAATGGAGGTGGGGATATAACTAGAGAAAATGAGGATAAATCGAACAATGATGGTGGGATAATTAATATTAATTTGGCAGACAAGTCTAAACTCATGAGCCTCCCTGGCGTTGGGGATGCGATTGCACAGAGGATTATTGATTATCGAAAGGACCATAGGTTTTCAAAAGTTGAAGATTTGAAGCAAGTTAAAGGTATTGGAGACGCTACATTTGAGAAGTTAAAAAATATGATTACTGTTTAA
- a CDS encoding sporulation initiation factor Spo0A C-terminal domain-containing protein: MNNKHNPMKNFYSIKNNESISFDAEDALSLVFASCLNHDCKVSKCTSFNYFRDLKLRILYAEIKKIINCMDEGDYDLSQLVDDHILRSAFAGSVFMKDGMGASYLVEAVIVCKQLLARQNVIIAGEIYRQVAERFHVSPEAVEKAIRYFTKELWMVCKDKTKCLAIYNFVFPSLNSPPTNKDTIVFMAIKMLEIQKLLEALAI, from the coding sequence ATGAATAACAAGCATAATCCGATGAAAAATTTTTACTCTATTAAAAATAATGAATCTATATCATTTGACGCAGAAGATGCGTTATCGTTAGTGTTTGCTTCTTGTTTAAATCATGATTGTAAAGTTAGTAAGTGTACATCGTTCAACTATTTCAGAGATTTGAAACTAAGAATTTTGTATGCTGAAATTAAAAAGATAATTAATTGCATGGATGAAGGCGATTATGATCTAAGTCAGTTAGTAGATGATCACATTTTGAGAAGTGCATTTGCTGGTTCTGTTTTTATGAAAGATGGAATGGGGGCAAGTTATTTAGTAGAAGCAGTCATAGTATGTAAGCAACTGCTAGCACGTCAAAACGTTATTATTGCTGGAGAGATATATCGACAAGTTGCAGAGCGATTTCATGTATCTCCTGAGGCTGTGGAAAAGGCTATTCGATACTTTACAAAAGAATTATGGATGGTTTGTAAAGATAAAACTAAATGTCTTGCTATTTATAATTTTGTGTTTCCTAGTTTAAATTCGCCACCTACAAATAAAGATACCATCGTTTTCATGGCTATTAAAATGCTAGAAATACAGAAACTATTAGAGGCTTTAGCTATATAA
- the pgsA gene encoding CDP-diacylglycerol--glycerol-3-phosphate 3-phosphatidyltransferase — MNLPNKLTVGRMIAVPFFVAAFMLQYYMIAFIIFIAASFTDLLDGKIARARGLVTNFGKIMDPLADKILVYSALCLLIGEGTIPAWSLIVILAREFAVSGMRTVAASEGRVVAAGMSGKIKTVLQMLAVPTLILALTFDSVYVLMTIGMALFWASLAATIYSGCEYIIKNKDVFSM; from the coding sequence ATGAATTTACCTAACAAACTTACAGTTGGCAGAATGATTGCTGTTCCATTTTTTGTCGCTGCATTTATGTTGCAGTATTACATGATAGCATTCATTATATTTATTGCTGCTTCGTTTACTGATTTATTGGACGGGAAGATTGCTCGAGCAAGAGGCCTTGTTACTAACTTCGGGAAGATAATGGATCCGCTAGCGGATAAAATACTGGTATACTCAGCGCTTTGTCTTTTAATAGGTGAAGGAACGATTCCGGCATGGTCGCTTATTGTTATTTTGGCTAGAGAGTTTGCGGTAAGTGGAATGAGAACAGTTGCAGCCTCAGAAGGTCGAGTAGTTGCCGCTGGAATGAGCGGTAAGATTAAGACAGTCCTTCAGATGCTTGCAGTCCCTACACTGATTCTTGCGCTCACGTTTGATTCAGTATATGTGCTGATGACAATAGGTATGGCGCTTTTCTGGGCCTCTTTGGCAGCAACAATTTATTCGGGATGCGAGTATATAATCAAAAATAAAGATGTATTCTCAATGTAA
- the rpmA gene encoding 50S ribosomal protein L27, whose translation MSSKKGVGSSKNGRDSESKRLGLKIGAGQYVSAGSILVRQRGTKFHPGNNVGIGGDDTLFAKIDGNVKFERFDKKRKQISVYSEEA comes from the coding sequence ATGTCAAGTAAAAAAGGAGTAGGTAGTTCCAAGAACGGTCGTGATTCCGAGTCCAAACGCTTGGGACTTAAGATAGGTGCGGGACAGTATGTAAGTGCTGGAAGCATTCTTGTTAGACAGAGAGGAACAAAGTTCCACCCTGGTAACAATGTTGGTATCGGTGGAGATGATACTCTATTTGCAAAGATCGATGGCAACGTTAAGTTTGAGAGATTTGACAAGAAGAGAAAGCAGATCAGCGTATACAGCGAAGAAGCTTAA
- a CDS encoding competence/damage-inducible protein A: MNVSIIAVGTELLFGQTVNTNATYISNQLNLMGFNVMYHHVVGDNSGRLKALIISTFVESDMIILTGGLGPTQDDLTKEIVAEAMGVDLYFDERCYREVKSYFDDRNRIMAENNRKQAYIPVGAEVFHNEAGTAPAFGIEKDGKCAICLPGPPREMKWLFENCVVDYLKRFSSKQMYYRVIRTIGIGESDLETKLLPIIDNQKDPTIATYAKEGECTLRVASQRETMTEAQLAVENMIREIDKLIGKYIYSYNDEELAEVVVRKLRENKLSLSSAESCTGGMFASCITDVPGASNVFSHGFVTYSETAKAGVLGVDSKIIEECSVVSSEVAVLMAKGAQKSSNSDIAISITGYAGPEADEGRENGNAFIGYACGNKLGNKSGFIEINTKRNDRKWNRNFFKLRMLLVVYNIINDAI; this comes from the coding sequence ATGAACGTCTCGATAATAGCGGTTGGAACTGAATTACTTTTTGGTCAGACTGTAAATACAAATGCGACATATATTTCAAATCAATTGAACTTGATGGGGTTTAATGTCATGTATCACCATGTAGTTGGCGATAACTCTGGAAGGTTAAAAGCGTTAATTATTTCTACCTTTGTTGAAAGTGATATGATTATACTGACAGGTGGACTAGGACCAACTCAGGATGATCTTACCAAGGAAATAGTTGCAGAGGCTATGGGTGTAGATCTGTATTTTGATGAAAGATGCTATAGGGAAGTAAAGTCTTATTTTGATGATAGAAATCGAATTATGGCTGAAAATAATCGCAAGCAAGCATATATCCCTGTAGGCGCGGAAGTATTTCATAATGAAGCTGGAACAGCACCGGCTTTTGGCATTGAGAAGGATGGGAAATGTGCAATTTGTCTACCCGGTCCACCACGTGAGATGAAATGGTTATTTGAAAACTGCGTAGTAGATTATTTAAAAAGATTTTCAAGTAAGCAAATGTATTATAGGGTTATTAGGACTATCGGAATAGGTGAATCTGACCTAGAGACGAAGCTTCTTCCAATCATCGATAATCAGAAGGATCCTACGATAGCAACGTATGCAAAAGAAGGTGAGTGTACACTTCGTGTAGCTTCACAGCGAGAAACGATGACAGAAGCTCAACTAGCTGTGGAGAACATGATTCGTGAGATCGACAAGTTAATTGGGAAGTATATATACAGTTATAATGACGAAGAACTGGCTGAGGTTGTTGTTAGGAAGCTAAGAGAAAACAAATTATCTTTATCATCTGCAGAATCATGTACGGGAGGCATGTTCGCATCTTGTATAACTGATGTACCAGGTGCATCTAATGTTTTTTCGCATGGGTTTGTCACGTATAGCGAGACTGCGAAAGCTGGAGTTTTAGGCGTTGATAGTAAAATTATAGAAGAATGCTCTGTCGTTAGTTCAGAAGTTGCGGTTTTAATGGCAAAAGGAGCACAAAAGTCTTCGAATAGCGATATTGCAATCTCCATAACAGGATACGCTGGACCAGAAGCTGATGAAGGACGTGAAAATGGAAATGCTTTCATTGGGTATGCCTGTGGCAATAAACTAGGTAACAAGAGCGGTTTTATTGAGATTAACACCAAGAGAAACGATAGAAAATGGAATCGTAACTTCTTCAAACTTAGGATGCTTTTAGTTGTTTATAATATCATCAATGACGCAATTTAA
- the rimO gene encoding 30S ribosomal protein S12 methylthiotransferase RimO produces MTNTNKTFYIDTLGCAKNDYDSQVLAAELMSRGCTLSDSPESADILIVNTCGFIESAKIESIEHIFSMAAIKGETKKLVVTGCLSERYHEDLVKEIPEVDIFTGVNDYDELPELLLSAEEVMADSVKGKVGRVLPYKERVLPKNSYSGVLKIAEGCNNTCAFCAIPKIRGPYRSKKIEDVVREAEVMAEQGIKELTIIAQDTSYYGKDLYGKAMLPKLLEELCNIDGINWIRIMYVYDDGITDELIDTIAANEKICNYLDIPIQHISDNVLSRMRRNSTGDSIRDTFKKLRDNIPGVHIRTTLLVGFPGESEEDFDELVEFVKEAKIDRLGVFAFSDEEGTLSHRLDGKLQEEVKENRRNTIMELQVGISEELNRNKIGKIFEVMVDEVQSDGEYIGRTRYDAQEIDNEVTFTSKLAHMSGDIVKVKITEAYEYDLIGEEV; encoded by the coding sequence ATGACAAATACGAACAAGACGTTCTATATTGATACCTTAGGGTGTGCGAAGAACGACTATGATTCGCAGGTTTTGGCAGCTGAACTCATGAGTAGAGGGTGTACGCTTTCAGATTCTCCAGAATCGGCGGATATTCTGATTGTAAATACTTGTGGTTTTATTGAATCGGCGAAGATTGAATCAATTGAACATATATTCAGTATGGCAGCTATTAAAGGAGAGACTAAGAAGCTTGTAGTAACAGGCTGTCTCTCAGAACGTTATCATGAAGATTTGGTAAAAGAGATTCCTGAGGTTGACATTTTTACAGGTGTTAATGACTACGACGAACTTCCTGAACTATTGCTATCAGCTGAAGAAGTGATGGCAGATAGTGTTAAGGGGAAGGTTGGTAGAGTTCTGCCATATAAAGAAAGGGTTCTTCCGAAGAATTCGTATTCTGGCGTTCTAAAAATTGCTGAAGGCTGTAATAATACATGTGCATTTTGCGCCATTCCAAAAATTCGCGGACCATATCGAAGTAAAAAAATTGAGGATGTAGTTCGAGAAGCGGAAGTTATGGCTGAGCAAGGCATTAAAGAACTGACAATCATAGCACAGGATACATCTTATTACGGCAAAGACCTTTATGGCAAAGCTATGTTGCCAAAACTCCTAGAAGAGCTATGTAATATAGATGGTATCAATTGGATTAGAATCATGTACGTTTACGATGATGGGATTACTGATGAGCTCATCGATACCATTGCTGCAAATGAAAAAATATGTAATTACTTAGATATACCAATCCAACATATTTCAGATAACGTGCTTAGCCGGATGAGGAGAAATTCAACAGGAGATTCCATCAGGGATACATTCAAAAAATTGCGCGATAATATCCCAGGGGTACATATTAGAACCACTTTGCTTGTAGGATTTCCGGGAGAGAGCGAAGAAGATTTTGATGAACTTGTAGAATTTGTAAAAGAGGCTAAGATCGATAGATTAGGTGTATTTGCATTTTCTGATGAAGAGGGCACTCTATCTCATAGACTCGATGGAAAGCTACAAGAAGAAGTAAAAGAAAATCGCAGAAATACTATAATGGAACTACAGGTTGGTATAAGTGAGGAACTCAATCGAAATAAAATTGGAAAGATTTTCGAGGTTATGGTCGATGAGGTTCAATCTGATGGTGAATACATAGGTAGAACAAGGTATGATGCACAAGAGATTGATAATGAGGTTACTTTCACTAGTAAGCTTGCTCATATGTCAGGGGATATTGTAAAGGTTAAGATTACAGAGGCTTATGAATATGATCTCATAGGTGAGGAGGTTTAG
- a CDS encoding DUF896 domain-containing protein: MKKEKIDRINELAKKSKSEGLTVEETLEQAELRKEFLADIKKDVKSQLECIEIVD; this comes from the coding sequence ATGAAAAAAGAAAAAATCGATAGAATTAATGAGCTCGCAAAAAAAAGCAAGAGCGAAGGTTTAACAGTTGAGGAGACGTTGGAACAAGCAGAACTCCGCAAGGAATTTCTGGCTGATATTAAAAAAGATGTAAAAAGTCAACTTGAATGCATAGAAATTGTCGATTAA
- the nifJ gene encoding pyruvate:ferredoxin (flavodoxin) oxidoreductase — MSRVKRVKKTMDGNTAAAHVAYAFSEVSAIYPITPSSVMAEVIDKWASEGRKNLFGEKVRVVEMQSEGGAAGAVHGSLNAGALTSTYTASQGLLLMIPNMYKIAGERLPGVFHVAARAVSTHALSIFGDHSDVMAARATGVGMIAANSPQEVMDLAAVSHLASIKASLPIVHFFDGFRTSHEQQKIEVWDYETLDSMLDHDAVDRFKQHANNPCHPHLMGSAEQPETFFQHNEARNVFYDESVDIIKGVMDQVNESIGTDYKPFNYYGAKDATDVIIAMGSVCETAAEVVDYLNENGRKVGLIKVRLFRPFSSKYLLQEIPRTVKNIAVLDRTKEPGSNGEPLYLDVVSALADSDDLNPRLTRGRYGLGSKDTQPGDIIAVYDNMAADNPKKEFTISINDDVTNLSLERTSNPIVSAKGTVACKFWGLGADGTVGANKNSVKIIGDHTDKYVQAYFQYDSKKSGGVTISHLRFGDEPIRSTYYVNSADFIACHSAAYMHKYDIVQDVNPGGKFLLNCSWTDEELETHLPDAAKKYIADNNIEFYTCDAVKLANQVGLGSRRTNTVLQAAFFKISNIMPIDEAIEYMKSAIKKSYMNKGEDIVNMNCNAVDAGVTHVHKVKAPERWKTITVSTNKEQLQSDRPDLKKYLNDILTTDAAMKGDEIPTSKFLDVADGMIPAGTAAYEKRGIAIDVPLWISENCIQCNLCAYSCPHGVIRAFALSEADAEAAQATTLKSKANPDHKFMISISTVNCTGCGSCVQVCPAKEKALKMIPYEDERSAEQQRVFDYANDHTDENVLDGNVDTPRNVSFIKPLLEFSGACPGCGETPYARLVTQLFGDRMFIANATGCSSIWGGSAPSTPYTINREGRGPAWSNSLFEDNAEFGLGMAVSMNTRRKEMKSAVKRLAEKSEFCDVATEWLDGMEDSRKAESAARKLIEVCKDSDDADAKFVAKNADLLPKPSIWIFGGDGWAYDIGYGGLDHVIASGENVNILVFDTEVYSNTGGQASKSTPAGAIAQFAAAGKAVGKKNLAEIAMAYGYVYVAQVAMGANPTQTLTALKEAEAYDGPSIVIAYSPCINHGIRAGMNCSMNEMKKAVQSGYWNLFRFDPRKAIEGDGNPFTLDSKKPTLEYKEFLDGEVRYRALEQSNPERAKKLFDEAAKQAEARYEDLVKRSKGFK; from the coding sequence ATGAGTAGAGTAAAAAGGGTTAAAAAGACTATGGATGGCAACACGGCTGCGGCCCATGTTGCTTATGCTTTCTCTGAAGTTTCAGCGATTTACCCAATAACACCATCTTCTGTTATGGCTGAGGTAATTGATAAATGGGCTTCTGAAGGAAGAAAAAACTTATTTGGAGAGAAGGTACGCGTTGTAGAGATGCAATCTGAGGGTGGAGCTGCTGGAGCAGTTCATGGTTCACTTAATGCGGGCGCTTTGACCAGCACCTATACAGCATCTCAGGGTCTTCTTCTGATGATTCCTAATATGTATAAGATTGCTGGAGAACGATTACCAGGCGTTTTCCACGTTGCTGCTAGAGCTGTTTCGACGCATGCACTTTCTATTTTTGGTGATCATTCTGATGTTATGGCTGCAAGGGCAACTGGTGTAGGTATGATTGCTGCAAATAGCCCACAGGAGGTTATGGATTTAGCTGCTGTATCGCACCTAGCTTCTATTAAAGCGAGCCTACCAATTGTACATTTCTTTGATGGGTTTAGGACAAGTCATGAACAGCAGAAGATTGAAGTATGGGATTATGAAACACTTGATTCGATGCTTGATCATGATGCTGTAGATAGATTCAAGCAGCATGCTAATAACCCATGTCATCCACATCTGATGGGTTCTGCTGAACAGCCAGAGACATTTTTCCAGCATAATGAAGCTAGAAATGTATTTTATGATGAATCTGTAGATATAATTAAAGGCGTAATGGATCAGGTTAATGAGAGTATTGGCACTGATTACAAGCCATTTAACTATTATGGTGCAAAAGATGCAACCGATGTAATCATTGCCATGGGCTCTGTATGTGAAACTGCTGCTGAAGTGGTTGACTATCTAAATGAAAATGGTAGAAAAGTTGGACTAATAAAGGTTAGGCTCTTTAGACCATTCTCTAGCAAGTATTTACTGCAGGAGATTCCTAGAACCGTAAAAAATATCGCAGTTCTTGATAGGACTAAGGAGCCTGGTTCAAATGGAGAACCACTTTACCTCGATGTTGTGTCTGCACTAGCAGATTCGGATGATTTAAATCCTAGATTAACAAGAGGTCGCTATGGACTTGGATCTAAAGATACTCAGCCGGGTGACATTATCGCTGTTTATGACAACATGGCTGCTGATAATCCAAAGAAAGAATTCACTATTTCTATCAACGACGACGTTACCAATCTTTCTCTAGAGAGAACTTCAAATCCGATTGTTTCTGCAAAAGGAACAGTTGCATGTAAATTCTGGGGACTCGGTGCTGATGGAACGGTTGGCGCTAATAAGAATAGCGTCAAAATTATTGGAGATCATACCGATAAGTATGTTCAAGCATATTTCCAGTATGATTCTAAAAAATCTGGTGGTGTAACCATATCTCATCTAAGATTTGGAGATGAACCTATTAGATCAACTTACTATGTGAATTCTGCAGATTTCATAGCCTGCCACAGTGCAGCGTACATGCATAAGTATGATATCGTTCAAGACGTTAATCCAGGTGGTAAATTCCTTCTGAATTGCAGTTGGACAGATGAAGAGTTAGAAACACATCTTCCTGATGCAGCAAAGAAATATATTGCTGACAATAATATAGAATTCTACACTTGTGATGCAGTTAAACTTGCTAATCAGGTTGGGCTCGGCTCAAGAAGAACTAACACTGTACTGCAGGCCGCTTTCTTTAAGATTTCTAATATAATGCCTATTGATGAAGCTATAGAGTACATGAAGTCTGCTATCAAGAAGAGCTACATGAATAAAGGTGAGGATATTGTTAATATGAACTGTAACGCTGTAGATGCTGGGGTTACTCATGTTCATAAAGTTAAAGCACCAGAGAGATGGAAGACTATTACAGTTTCAACAAATAAAGAACAGCTTCAGTCAGATAGACCAGACCTTAAGAAGTATCTCAATGATATTTTAACAACTGATGCTGCGATGAAGGGTGATGAGATTCCTACATCCAAATTTTTAGATGTTGCAGATGGAATGATTCCAGCAGGAACCGCAGCATACGAAAAGCGTGGGATTGCCATAGATGTTCCTCTATGGATTTCTGAAAACTGTATTCAGTGTAACTTGTGCGCATACTCTTGCCCGCATGGGGTTATTAGAGCATTTGCTTTAAGCGAAGCCGACGCAGAAGCAGCGCAGGCAACAACTTTAAAATCAAAAGCCAATCCAGATCATAAATTTATGATTTCCATATCTACAGTGAACTGTACGGGTTGTGGCTCATGTGTTCAGGTGTGCCCTGCTAAGGAAAAAGCTCTTAAGATGATACCTTATGAAGATGAGAGGTCAGCGGAACAGCAGAGGGTGTTTGATTATGCTAATGACCATACAGATGAGAATGTATTAGATGGCAATGTAGATACTCCTCGTAACGTAAGCTTTATTAAGCCACTGCTTGAATTCTCAGGTGCTTGTCCAGGCTGTGGTGAGACGCCTTATGCTAGACTTGTAACACAGCTATTCGGTGATAGAATGTTTATCGCAAATGCGACGGGATGTTCTTCAATTTGGGGTGGTAGTGCACCAAGTACCCCTTACACTATAAACCGTGAAGGAAGAGGGCCAGCATGGTCCAATTCATTATTCGAAGACAATGCTGAGTTTGGACTTGGAATGGCTGTTTCGATGAATACTCGCCGTAAAGAAATGAAGTCGGCAGTTAAGAGACTTGCAGAAAAGAGTGAATTCTGTGATGTCGCAACGGAATGGCTTGATGGAATGGAAGATAGCCGTAAGGCTGAAAGCGCTGCTAGAAAGCTAATAGAAGTTTGCAAGGATAGTGATGATGCTGATGCTAAATTTGTTGCAAAAAATGCTGATCTACTTCCAAAACCTTCTATATGGATATTCGGTGGTGACGGATGGGCTTATGATATCGGATACGGTGGTCTCGACCATGTAATCGCTTCCGGTGAAAATGTAAATATTCTGGTATTTGACACTGAAGTATACTCGAATACTGGAGGACAAGCTTCTAAGTCTACTCCGGCTGGTGCTATAGCACAGTTTGCTGCAGCTGGTAAGGCTGTAGGCAAAAAGAACCTTGCGGAAATTGCAATGGCTTATGGTTATGTGTATGTGGCACAAGTTGCAATGGGTGCTAACCCTACACAGACTTTGACGGCTCTAAAAGAAGCAGAAGCATACGATGGGCCTTCCATTGTCATTGCTTATTCGCCTTGTATAAATCACGGAATTAGAGCCGGAATGAACTGCTCTATGAACGAGATGAAGAAAGCGGTTCAGTCTGGTTATTGGAACCTCTTCAGATTTGATCCAAGAAAAGCTATTGAGGGTGATGGTAATCCGTTCACTCTTGATAGTAAAAAACCAACTCTTGAGTATAAAGAGTTTTTAGATGGAGAAGTTCGATACAGGGCATTAGAGCAATCGAATCCAGAAAGAGCAAAGAAGCTATTTGACGAGGCAGCTAAACAAGCTGAAGCGAGATACGAAGATCTTGTGAAAAGAAGCAAGGGATTTAAATAA
- the recA gene encoding recombinase RecA: MAVKSSKDKSLIGNVSDKEKALEHALDEIQKAFGKGAVMKLGDEGLHNNIEGISTGSISLDVATGIGGVPRGRIVEIYGPESSGKTTLTLHCIAEAQKAGGKAAFIDAEHALDPVYAKNLGVDVDDLLVSQPDTGEQALEICDMLARSGAIDLIVIDSVAALVPKAEIQGDMGDSHVGLQARLMSQALRKIAGTVNKTNTCVIFINQLREKIGIMFGNPETTTGGRALKFYASMRLDVRRADSIKRGDETIGNRTKVKIVKNKVAPPFKIAEFDIMYGEGISIAGDVLDTATDMKFIDKAGSWYSYEGERIGQGRENVKEFLVSHPEILETLKTKIMDAIHGNDEEELKVDEDGVVIE; the protein is encoded by the coding sequence ATGGCAGTTAAGTCAAGTAAAGACAAGAGTTTAATCGGTAATGTTAGTGATAAAGAAAAGGCTCTTGAACATGCTCTAGATGAGATTCAGAAAGCGTTTGGCAAAGGTGCAGTTATGAAGCTTGGAGATGAAGGTCTTCATAACAACATTGAAGGGATTTCCACGGGCTCTATATCACTAGATGTTGCGACCGGTATCGGTGGTGTTCCCCGTGGCCGTATTGTTGAGATTTATGGACCTGAATCATCAGGAAAGACAACTCTTACATTGCACTGCATCGCAGAGGCTCAGAAGGCTGGCGGTAAGGCAGCGTTTATCGACGCTGAACATGCGCTAGATCCTGTTTATGCTAAGAATCTAGGTGTAGATGTAGATGATTTATTAGTGTCGCAGCCTGATACTGGAGAACAAGCGCTAGAGATTTGCGATATGCTAGCACGAAGTGGAGCTATTGATCTTATTGTTATAGACTCTGTGGCTGCACTAGTTCCAAAGGCTGAAATTCAGGGTGATATGGGAGACTCTCACGTTGGACTCCAGGCCAGACTTATGTCACAAGCCCTCAGAAAGATTGCAGGAACCGTTAACAAAACTAATACTTGTGTTATTTTTATCAACCAGCTTCGTGAAAAAATCGGAATCATGTTTGGTAATCCAGAGACGACAACTGGTGGCAGAGCACTCAAATTCTATGCTAGCATGCGACTTGACGTAAGACGTGCTGATTCTATCAAGCGTGGTGATGAGACCATTGGTAATAGAACCAAGGTTAAAATTGTAAAAAATAAAGTAGCACCTCCATTTAAAATTGCTGAGTTCGATATAATGTATGGAGAAGGTATTTCTATTGCAGGTGATGTGCTAGATACTGCTACAGATATGAAATTCATTGATAAAGCGGGTTCGTGGTATAGCTATGAGGGTGAAAGAATAGGGCAAGGTCGTGAGAATGTAAAAGAATTTCTCGTTTCTCATCCTGAGATTCTTGAGACTCTTAAGACTAAAATCATGGATGCCATTCACGGTAATGATGAAGAAGAGCTTAAAGTTGACGAAGATGGAGTAGTAATCGAATAA